The nucleotide window AACGGCATCGGCAAGCCCATAGACGGCGGCCCCGAGATAATTCCTGAGGACAGGCGCGATGTCCACGGTGCCCCCCTCAACCCGGTCGCGAGGGCCTACCCAAGGGATTTCATCCAGACTGGCATTTCTGCCATAGACGGAATGAACACCTTGGTTAGGGGCCAGAAGCTGCCCATCTTCAGCGGTTCAGGTTTACCGCACAACAAGCTGGCAGCGCAAATAGCCAGGCAGGCGAAGGTCCTCGGTGAGGAGGAGAGCTTTGCCGTCGTCTTCGCGGCCATGGGAATAACCTATGAGGAGGCCAACTTCTTCAAGAAGAGCTTCGAGGAGACAGGAGCAATAGAGAGGGCCGTGCTCTTCCTCAACCTCGCCGACGATCCGGCAATCGAGCGCATCATTACTCCCCGCATAGCCTTGACGGTAGCTGAATACTTGGCATTCGACTACGATATGCACGTGCTCGTGATCCTTACCGACATGACCAACTACTGTGAAGCTTTAAGAGAGATTTCCGCGGCGAGGGAAGAGGTTCCTGGAAGGAGAGGCTATCCGGGCTACATGTACACTGACCTCGCCACCATATACGAGCGCGCCGGAAGGGTCAGGGGCAAGAAGGGAAGCATAACCCAGATGCCTATCCTCACGATGCCCGATGACGACATAACTCACCCAATCCCCGATCTGACTGGATACATCACCGAGGGCCAGATAGTCCTCAGCAGGGAGCTCCACAGGAAGGGAATCTATCCACCCATCGATGTCCTTCCGAGCCTCAGCCGTCTGATGAAGGACGGTATCGGCAAGGGTAGGACGAGAGACGACCATCCGCAGCTCGCCCAGCAGCTCTATGCAGCTTACGCTGAGGGACGCTCGCTGAGGGACCTCGTGGCAGTTGTGGGTGAGGAAGCTTTGAGCGAGACAGACAAGAAGTACTTAGAGTTCGCCGACAGATTTGAGCGCGAATTCATCGCTCAGAGCTATGACGAGGATAGGAGCATAGAGGAGACCCTCGACCTCGGCTGGGAGCTCCTCGCGATACTCCCGGAGAGCGAACTCAAGAGGGTCAAGAGGGAGCAGATACTCAAGTATCACCCCAAGTACCGCAAGCGCTCCTCTCAATGATTTTTTTCTTAGGTGAGCGGCATGCCGGAGATGCTAAAGGTCAAGCCGACCCGCATGGAGCTTCTCAAGCTCAAGAGACGCGTTAAGTTAGCTGAGAGGGGCCACAAGCTCCTCAAGGAGAAGCAGGATGCCCTCATAATGGAGTTCTTCACAGTCTACGACGAGGCCCTGGCCCTGAGGAGAGAGCTAAACCAGAAGATGGCTGCAGCCTTCGAGGTTCTCAGAAAGGCCCAATTAGAAGTGGGCACGCTCAGGCTCCGAGAGATAGCCTTGGGGGTCAAGAAGAACGAGGAGATAGAGGTAAAGACGAGGAACGTCATGGGTGTTAGAGTTCCCCTGATAGAGGTCCCCAAGCTCCGGAGAAAGCCGAGCGAGAGGGGTTATCCCCTCGTGGCAAGCACCGCGAGCGTGGACGCAGCCGCCGAAAAGTTCGAAGAGGTCTTAGAGCTGGCTATAAAACTGGCCGAGGTTGAGGAGGCCCTCAAGAGACTCGGGAAGGAGATAGAAAAGACGAAGCGCAGGGTCAACGCCCTTGAGTACATAATCATCCCAAGGATGAAGAACACCATAAAATTCATCGAGCAGCACCTCGATGAGATGGAGAGGGAGAACTTCTTCAGGCTGAAGAGAGTTAAGGCCCTCATAGAGGCGAGATCCGAATGATTGTGTAGGTTTTTATGTAGGCACATTGCTTAAATATCCCCGTTTCCTAAATTTTTTTGGTGGTGAGATTGGGTGAGTACTTTATAGGGCCCGATCTCGATCCGAGAAAGGACCATGTTCTGTATAAGGACGATGAGCACATGGTTGTTTACCTTGGGACCCAAGAAGGAGGCGAAGACGTCGACGTCAACACCTACTTAATTGTGAGTAATGGGAAGGGCATTATCATAGATCCGGGAGGATACAAAATCTTCTCCAAGGTTCTCGCCAATGCCTCCAAGTACGTTGATCCTCAAGATATCGAGTACGTTTATATGTGCCACCAGGATCCTGACGTCGCCGGAAGCATCCCTCTCTGGAGGGAAGTCAGCAACGCCAAGATAATAATCCACTGGCTCTGGACGCGCTTTCTCCCGCACTTTGGTTTTGAGAACATAAGGGGAATAGTCCATGAGTTATCCGACGACGGGGAGAGCATGAAGTTCGGTGCAACGACGCTCGAGTTCATACCCGCCCACTTCCTCCACAGCCCCGGTCATTTCACAATATATGACCGCAGGAGTAAGTTCTTGTTCTCGGGGGACATAGGAATAGCGTTTCCAGAGGAGTCTTATCTCGTCGTCGAAAACATGGAGAGACACATACAGGCCATGCGGCCTATTCATGAGAGGCTTATGGCAAGTAACAAGGCCATAAAGGCTTGGCTCAGCAAGGTCAGGCACCTTGACATAGAGGCGATACTACCCCAGCACGGAGCCATAATTCCCAGGAAGTACATACCCAGGTTCTTCGACTTCCTTGAAAATCTGAAGGTTGGAGTAGATCTGCTCTGAGGTGAAAGGGATGGATGTGAGAAGCATCGAAAAGGCATCGAACGCACTGGCCCAGTCCCTAAGAATAAAGACCTCCAGTAGGGAGGCCAGCAAAATAATCGACGAACTCGCGGAGGAAATCAGTGGCAAGTTCAGTGAAAACAACGCAGTGATAATCGAGAATATCGCTAAGTTATCCCA belongs to Pyrococcus yayanosii CH1 and includes:
- a CDS encoding oxygen-binding di-iron domain-containing protein, with product MGEYFIGPDLDPRKDHVLYKDDEHMVVYLGTQEGGEDVDVNTYLIVSNGKGIIIDPGGYKIFSKVLANASKYVDPQDIEYVYMCHQDPDVAGSIPLWREVSNAKIIIHWLWTRFLPHFGFENIRGIVHELSDDGESMKFGATTLEFIPAHFLHSPGHFTIYDRRSKFLFSGDIGIAFPEESYLVVENMERHIQAMRPIHERLMASNKAIKAWLSKVRHLDIEAILPQHGAIIPRKYIPRFFDFLENLKVGVDLL
- a CDS encoding V-type ATP synthase subunit D, encoding MPEMLKVKPTRMELLKLKRRVKLAERGHKLLKEKQDALIMEFFTVYDEALALRRELNQKMAAAFEVLRKAQLEVGTLRLREIALGVKKNEEIEVKTRNVMGVRVPLIEVPKLRRKPSERGYPLVASTASVDAAAEKFEEVLELAIKLAEVEEALKRLGKEIEKTKRRVNALEYIIIPRMKNTIKFIEQHLDEMERENFFRLKRVKALIEARSE
- a CDS encoding ATP synthase subunit B, with protein sequence MAMAGKEYSTISKIYGPLMIVEGVKGVAYGEVVEVETETGEKRKGQVLDARENLAIVQVFEGTRDLDIKTTRVRFTGETLKVPVSMDMLGRIFNGIGKPIDGGPEIIPEDRRDVHGAPLNPVARAYPRDFIQTGISAIDGMNTLVRGQKLPIFSGSGLPHNKLAAQIARQAKVLGEEESFAVVFAAMGITYEEANFFKKSFEETGAIERAVLFLNLADDPAIERIITPRIALTVAEYLAFDYDMHVLVILTDMTNYCEALREISAAREEVPGRRGYPGYMYTDLATIYERAGRVRGKKGSITQMPILTMPDDDITHPIPDLTGYITEGQIVLSRELHRKGIYPPIDVLPSLSRLMKDGIGKGRTRDDHPQLAQQLYAAYAEGRSLRDLVAVVGEEALSETDKKYLEFADRFEREFIAQSYDEDRSIEETLDLGWELLAILPESELKRVKREQILKYHPKYRKRSSQ